A part of Vulcanisaeta moutnovskia 768-28 genomic DNA contains:
- a CDS encoding M24 family metallopeptidase, translating to MYTVPTREFERRLNLLYRVMDEKKLDAAYIVNPINITYFIGFYYLQTERPAAIIVRRNGDIYFFGPLLESDHVLNQTKFVSRVYTYRDYPGEVHPMRLFADWLKELRLDSSAIGYDTSPGYVGYWGYKGPSLAELLPGVKFVSISVDIYSMRLIKSDVEIELLRESAKWSNLAHSLLQDYTAPGIYDYEVSLRASLDASIMMKKALGSGYKPVRSEYPAYAGFRGQVGEHGAYPHSISVERPIKVGDVLVTGASADVGGYMAELERNLFVGKPSNDVIKYHELMLKLQDAALSILKPGVKASDVDKAVIRTAEELGVTEYLLHHSGHGIGLEGHEAPFLDAGDDTVLRPGMVVTVEPGIYIRGLGGFRHSDTVVIHEDHVEVITYYPRDTESLMVEI from the coding sequence ATGTACACAGTACCGACTAGGGAATTTGAGAGAAGACTAAACCTGCTTTATAGGGTAATGGATGAGAAGAAGCTGGATGCTGCCTACATAGTTAATCCAATAAACATTACGTACTTCATAGGGTTTTACTACCTACAAACAGAGAGACCGGCGGCCATAATTGTGCGTAGGAATGGCGATATTTACTTCTTTGGACCACTCCTTGAAAGCGACCATGTACTAAACCAGACAAAGTTCGTGAGTAGGGTGTATACATATAGGGATTACCCAGGTGAGGTACATCCAATGCGATTATTTGCTGATTGGCTTAAGGAACTTCGGTTGGATAGCTCCGCCATTGGTTATGATACATCGCCAGGCTATGTAGGTTATTGGGGATACAAAGGGCCAAGCCTAGCTGAACTTCTTCCTGGTGTTAAGTTCGTGAGCATATCAGTCGATATTTACTCCATGAGGTTAATAAAGAGTGACGTGGAGATCGAATTACTTAGGGAAAGTGCTAAATGGTCAAATCTTGCTCATTCACTCCTTCAAGACTATACGGCACCTGGTATATATGACTACGAGGTATCACTGAGGGCTTCACTTGACGCTTCTATAATGATGAAGAAGGCCTTAGGGTCTGGGTATAAACCGGTGAGGTCTGAGTATCCTGCTTACGCGGGTTTTAGGGGCCAGGTTGGTGAGCATGGCGCCTATCCTCACTCAATAAGTGTTGAGAGACCGATTAAGGTTGGTGATGTGTTGGTGACAGGAGCCTCGGCAGATGTTGGTGGCTACATGGCGGAACTAGAAAGAAATCTCTTTGTTGGTAAGCCGAGTAATGATGTTATTAAGTACCATGAATTAATGCTTAAGCTTCAGGATGCTGCATTAAGTATTTTAAAGCCTGGGGTTAAGGCTTCGGATGTTGATAAGGCCGTTATAAGGACTGCAGAGGAACTCGGCGTGACTGAATATTTGCTGCATCATAGTGGTCATGGGATTGGGTTAGAGGGTCATGAAGCGCCATTTTTGGATGCCGGTGATGATACTGTGCTTAGGCCTGGCATGGTTGTTACTGTTGAACCGGGTATATACATAAGGGGTCTTGGTGGTTTTAGGCATTCGGATACTGTCGTTATTCATGAGGATCATGTTGAGGTAATAACTTACTATCCAAGAGATACTGAATCACTTATGGTTGAGATTTAA
- a CDS encoding (Fe-S)-binding protein, translating to MESWAKSLIDIMKRSLNSNGLPIPMDKSYCTEWASGLGIPRGGDTVIYTSCLYQMAPMINQLVPWIEKIRGTPLSGLASVLSRFAGFVVKPNRADIDRANGILRNIARALQRAGINFGFLYEDEPYSGALLYEVGAEDIFREYFENTVLKTFRKYGVKRVITIDPHTHNVLVNAAPNYFKLDFEVVNYLDLLRGIKVKSRVRSDVVIHDSCLYARYLGKYDVYRSILDNTGIKHIEDPVITGKETSTCCGGPLESLSPELSRKIAKIRIENLAKLSKTVVTVCPICLANLSRNAEGAVEVLDINEVIGTE from the coding sequence TTGGAGAGTTGGGCTAAATCATTAATCGATATAATGAAGAGAAGCCTTAATTCTAATGGCCTGCCAATACCGATGGATAAATCCTACTGCACAGAATGGGCAAGTGGGTTGGGTATACCTAGGGGTGGTGATACGGTTATCTACACGTCATGCCTTTATCAAATGGCTCCGATGATTAATCAATTAGTGCCGTGGATAGAGAAGATTAGAGGAACACCATTGAGTGGATTAGCCAGCGTCCTATCTAGGTTTGCCGGTTTTGTGGTGAAACCTAATAGGGCTGATATTGATAGGGCCAATGGTATTCTTAGGAATATAGCAAGGGCATTACAGAGGGCTGGAATTAACTTTGGCTTTCTTTATGAGGATGAACCATACAGTGGTGCGTTACTATATGAAGTTGGTGCCGAGGATATTTTCAGGGAGTACTTTGAGAATACCGTACTTAAGACGTTTAGGAAGTATGGAGTTAAGAGGGTAATAACGATAGATCCACATACCCATAATGTACTGGTGAATGCGGCGCCCAATTACTTTAAGCTTGATTTTGAGGTCGTTAATTACCTAGACCTACTGAGAGGCATTAAAGTTAAGTCCAGGGTGAGGAGTGATGTGGTAATACATGACTCATGCCTATACGCAAGGTATCTGGGTAAGTACGATGTTTATAGATCAATACTTGACAATACAGGTATTAAGCATATTGAGGACCCAGTAATAACTGGTAAGGAAACATCAACATGCTGTGGAGGACCACTTGAGTCACTTAGCCCTGAACTCTCGAGGAAGATTGCTAAGATTAGGATTGAGAATTTGGCTAAATTGTCGAAGACCGTGGTGACCGTATGCCCAATATGCCTGGCAAACCTTAGTAGAAATGCTGAGGGTGCTGTAGAGGTACTGGATATAAATGAGGTTATTGGGACCGAGTAG
- a CDS encoding DUF998 domain-containing protein — translation MGAKQFLAYTGMVAAVLAWLFIAISIIVNPWFVFTKNAFSDLGGPHATDPWIYNYGLIITSIFIVLYSINLLLISRNKVENFASAFVFVAGIFLALIGIYHAGTRPHVFVSTWFFAQMDMALITWGIGSLMAKDRVLGSFSLILGIIAPIIALIVPWPSAATEEAYGIAVIDSWVAVMTYLEIRHVIK, via the coding sequence GTGGGTGCTAAGCAATTTCTAGCGTATACAGGTATGGTGGCTGCAGTACTTGCTTGGTTATTCATAGCCATTAGTATAATTGTTAATCCATGGTTCGTTTTCACGAAAAACGCATTCAGTGATTTAGGAGGACCGCATGCTACTGATCCCTGGATTTACAATTATGGATTAATAATAACGTCAATATTTATTGTTCTATACTCAATAAACCTATTACTAATATCAAGAAACAAGGTTGAGAATTTCGCCTCAGCCTTCGTATTTGTGGCGGGTATATTCCTGGCACTAATAGGTATTTACCATGCTGGGACCCGACCGCATGTCTTTGTCTCAACCTGGTTCTTTGCCCAGATGGATATGGCATTAATTACGTGGGGAATTGGCTCATTAATGGCTAAAGATAGGGTGTTGGGCTCATTCTCATTAATTCTCGGTATCATAGCGCCAATAATAGCATTGATTGTTCCATGGCCATCTGCCGCTACGGAAGAAGCCTATGGAATAGCAGTAATAGATTCCTGGGTAGCAGTAATGACCTATCTCGAGATTAGACACGTGATTAAATGA
- a CDS encoding NADH-quinone oxidoreductase subunit N: MSIPYTYILLAATIISVVGTAPTLLSEETRKYSWIAPLISMVILLITTNIYLMAYIAFLVIIGALGVVTLMRLNSPIRGVDYMLVSIMIIATVLALYTSDLALVLLSLMLVSAPTYLLILMGDPSISIEVGVKYVVNMIIATVLFFVGAIMISSGPSLITYIIGFSLLLLGLSLEVGVAPMHEWVPDVFTAGNPIPVSIIASIAKIAPFIVAVKITLTSMELYKVSPYYLAYIASAFAVISMFLGNIGALTSKESPRVLAYSSIANMGYVMSAFAAAIMGAQEMGITLGLALVGLLLQLFMNAVGKMGFFNTVFSKGNNAVSTWLISLAFIGTPPLLGFWSKLYIILALVYGNLTWLAILLVINSVISVPYYVRLARELGTGWKGSLAEGLIIVFTIIVLSTTIPPSWLIKPIMNLVNYLILNL; encoded by the coding sequence GTGTCCATACCATACACATACATTCTCCTTGCCGCAACGATAATTAGCGTGGTTGGTACGGCACCAACATTACTTAGTGAGGAGACCAGGAAGTACTCATGGATAGCACCATTAATTTCAATGGTGATACTCCTTATAACAACTAACATTTACCTAATGGCTTACATAGCCTTCCTGGTGATTATTGGAGCGCTGGGTGTGGTCACATTAATGAGGTTAAACTCGCCAATAAGAGGCGTTGATTATATGCTTGTTTCCATAATGATAATAGCCACAGTACTAGCCCTATACACGAGTGACCTAGCCCTTGTCCTACTATCGCTAATGCTTGTTTCAGCACCAACGTACTTATTAATCCTAATGGGCGACCCAAGCATTAGCATTGAGGTTGGTGTTAAGTACGTGGTCAACATGATAATAGCCACGGTACTATTCTTCGTAGGAGCAATAATGATTAGTTCAGGACCATCACTAATAACATACATAATAGGTTTCTCCCTATTATTGCTTGGTCTATCTCTTGAGGTCGGTGTAGCACCAATGCATGAGTGGGTTCCCGACGTATTCACTGCCGGTAATCCAATACCTGTCTCAATAATAGCATCAATAGCTAAGATAGCACCATTCATTGTTGCAGTTAAGATAACACTAACGTCGATGGAACTATACAAGGTATCACCCTATTACTTGGCCTACATAGCCAGTGCCTTCGCGGTAATATCGATGTTCCTAGGCAACATAGGCGCATTAACAAGTAAAGAGAGCCCCAGGGTATTGGCATACTCATCAATAGCGAATATGGGTTACGTAATGTCAGCCTTTGCAGCGGCAATAATGGGTGCCCAGGAAATGGGCATAACACTTGGATTAGCATTAGTTGGTTTATTACTTCAGTTGTTCATGAATGCGGTTGGTAAAATGGGGTTCTTTAACACAGTATTTTCAAAGGGCAATAATGCCGTGAGTACTTGGTTAATATCGCTAGCCTTCATAGGCACACCACCACTTCTGGGTTTCTGGTCAAAGCTATACATAATACTAGCTCTAGTTTATGGAAACCTGACATGGCTCGCTATTCTCCTTGTCATAAACTCAGTGATCTCAGTACCATACTACGTTAGACTTGCCAGGGAGTTAGGGACTGGTTGGAAGGGTAGCTTGGCTGAGGGCTTGATAATAGTGTTTACGATAATAGTGCTGTCAACAACAATACCACCCTCATGGCTAATAAAACCAATAATGAACTTAGTTAATTACCTAATCCTCAATCTATAA
- a CDS encoding B12-binding domain-containing radical SAM protein has translation MSFDGYPIVLTGEIATMSDTHGSSVVGFASAIPENYFRDWAARRFFRVKSDKYGRVLRAPYGLAKVEAALLAHGYTRNDVIIADPYKLDKVIGPNTRVIGIYVMDPLGLSYGSGIVYWILKLADLPYRGLPYIAKSFFQVINHPAIKRHKDHLKIVVGGPAGWQIIDTGRQRELGIDVVYEGEFEEDGPQLFDKIMKGEPIPERVVAHRPVPIDMVPTIVTPSIGGMVEVTRGCGRGCQFCTPTLSGMIRSFPFEGHIDREIKLNIEVGGFSEITLHSEEFFRYGAKGIEPNPDKVLDLTVKAYKLVKSYGDDHELTTDFTTAAVVKYAPKLIKEVSEYMNEGGTWHFIEMGIETGSPRLLRMLMAGKALPYKPEQYPDVVEEAIGILNDNYWVVVGTMILNLPGETDDDVVKSLELLDRISKLRVLTFPLPFIPMGALRRRDFTILDKMLDDPLRREFILKALIKSFEEAKAFSSLITRKVENFIVKRLIGYIAVSSFNLVLKRYKEKLGSLIEQYGEFKERIKEEVSRAVISIKLDRGEQDNNS, from the coding sequence GTGTCATTTGATGGATATCCAATCGTTTTAACGGGCGAGATTGCAACAATGAGTGACACGCACGGTTCATCTGTGGTTGGATTCGCAAGTGCAATACCGGAGAATTACTTCAGGGATTGGGCTGCCCGTAGGTTTTTCAGGGTTAAAAGTGATAAATATGGTAGGGTTTTGAGGGCTCCATACGGCTTAGCCAAGGTGGAAGCTGCACTACTTGCTCATGGCTATACGAGGAATGATGTCATTATAGCTGATCCATATAAGCTCGATAAGGTCATTGGCCCTAATACACGTGTCATTGGTATTTACGTAATGGATCCACTAGGTTTGAGTTATGGTTCCGGCATAGTTTACTGGATATTGAAATTGGCGGACCTACCATACAGAGGCTTACCATATATTGCCAAGTCATTCTTTCAAGTCATTAATCATCCAGCAATTAAGAGACATAAAGACCATTTAAAGATTGTCGTTGGTGGACCAGCTGGTTGGCAAATCATTGATACTGGTAGGCAAAGGGAATTAGGGATTGATGTCGTTTATGAGGGTGAGTTTGAGGAGGATGGGCCACAATTATTTGATAAAATAATGAAGGGCGAGCCCATTCCCGAGAGGGTTGTTGCCCATAGACCTGTGCCTATTGATATGGTACCAACGATAGTAACACCATCAATTGGTGGTATGGTTGAGGTTACGAGGGGTTGTGGTAGGGGTTGTCAGTTCTGTACACCAACATTGAGTGGTATGATTAGGTCATTTCCATTTGAGGGTCATATCGATAGGGAGATTAAGCTCAACATTGAGGTTGGAGGCTTTAGTGAGATAACGCTTCATAGTGAGGAATTCTTCAGGTATGGTGCAAAGGGTATTGAGCCAAACCCAGATAAGGTACTTGATTTGACAGTGAAGGCCTATAAGCTCGTTAAGTCCTATGGTGACGACCATGAATTAACCACGGACTTCACCACAGCCGCTGTCGTGAAGTATGCACCGAAGCTTATTAAGGAAGTTTCGGAGTATATGAATGAAGGAGGAACATGGCACTTTATCGAGATGGGCATTGAAACAGGTTCACCTAGGTTACTAAGGATGTTAATGGCTGGTAAGGCGCTTCCGTATAAGCCTGAGCAGTACCCAGACGTTGTTGAGGAGGCAATTGGAATACTCAATGATAATTATTGGGTTGTTGTTGGTACAATGATACTTAATCTACCTGGTGAGACTGACGATGATGTTGTTAAGAGTCTCGAACTACTTGATAGGATCAGTAAGCTTAGGGTTCTTACGTTCCCATTACCCTTCATACCAATGGGTGCATTAAGGAGGAGGGACTTCACAATACTTGATAAGATGCTTGATGATCCATTGAGGCGTGAGTTCATACTTAAGGCATTGATAAAGTCCTTTGAGGAGGCTAAGGCATTTAGTAGTCTTATAACTAGGAAGGTTGAGAATTTCATTGTCAAGAGACTTATTGGGTACATAGCCGTTAGTAGCTTCAACCTGGTGCTCAAGAGGTATAAGGAGAAGCTTGGTTCATTGATTGAGCAATACGGAGAGTTCAAGGAGAGGATTAAGGAGGAGGTGAGTAGGGCCGTAATATCCATAAAACTGGATAGGGGTGAGCAGGATAATAATTCATGA
- a CDS encoding DsbA family protein — MSDEWLIKDIRRVLEKVEGVGLGFRAQSSRLLIVIFYDLYCPGCALLEDEAGDYLLELFREGKASLYFVDYPVHRGVEKFHAAFRCIYKRDPLIFLEVLKRHYEAYLSGKLKGEETITGASNDCINEELQRVMEAKSIAKELGAPGTPTIIIGNLVKNIGQGVFGYPGLMKFMKIIEELYIY, encoded by the coding sequence ATGTCTGATGAGTGGTTGATTAAGGATATTAGGAGAGTGCTGGAGAAGGTCGAGGGTGTTGGGCTTGGTTTTAGAGCTCAAAGCTCTAGACTACTTATTGTGATCTTTTACGATCTATACTGCCCTGGCTGCGCATTGCTTGAGGACGAGGCTGGCGATTACTTACTCGAGCTTTTCAGGGAGGGTAAGGCATCGCTTTATTTCGTTGATTACCCAGTGCATAGGGGTGTTGAGAAGTTTCATGCGGCCTTTAGGTGCATTTACAAGAGGGATCCGTTGATTTTCCTGGAAGTTCTTAAGAGACACTATGAGGCTTACCTAAGCGGTAAATTAAAGGGTGAGGAGACTATTACTGGAGCTAGTAATGATTGTATTAATGAGGAGCTTCAGAGAGTTATGGAGGCTAAGTCAATAGCTAAGGAACTAGGTGCGCCAGGAACACCAACAATAATAATTGGTAATCTGGTAAAGAATATTGGACAAGGAGTATTTGGCTATCCAGGACTTATGAAGTTTATGAAGATTATTGAGGAACTCTACATATATTAA
- a CDS encoding NADH-quinone oxidoreductase subunit K, with translation MEVNAAIIYGFASILLMIGYYSALRASDLIRVLISLELMFNAIFLTLVPFFAVNAIAAFGILIVTILTSSTEFMTLITAIMAMDKVRKSVRVEEIKAGGEQYVEAKSNT, from the coding sequence ATGGAGGTGAATGCCGCGATAATCTATGGATTTGCGTCAATATTACTGATGATTGGTTACTACAGCGCATTGAGGGCTAGTGATTTAATTAGGGTATTAATATCACTGGAGTTAATGTTCAACGCAATATTCCTAACATTAGTGCCGTTTTTTGCCGTGAATGCCATCGCGGCTTTCGGTATTCTTATCGTTACAATATTGACATCATCCACGGAATTCATGACATTAATAACGGCGATAATGGCAATGGATAAGGTTAGGAAGTCCGTTAGGGTTGAGGAGATTAAGGCTGGTGGGGAGCAGTATGTTGAGGCGAAGAGTAATACTTAA
- a CDS encoding MFS transporter: MGVNNKPIEELDALVIKRAYYVLGISIAGLSLIMFNWLSLSAIMFNIMAIKKVVLNAVYYVIPMATAMMGFATMQLPATLLFSRFGNRVSMFLGLILNGLSLIFSTTGSYHTALLLRFLAGMGLGLYLMPSLLLILGWWSIRGLTRWVQVTYLSSITTLILLSSVITMGITQNTALYLGIASIVLAILILFTMKDAVIIKSVSVMAVMNNPDILMLSIAFSIPWGVYLGLLPLVINAGSYLGITELTAPLALTPLLYRFRHSIKTERRKALLYLTVALGALTMLMGIAKAQTIILVIVGFTFTLILLLTLYVVNDLVSPILIAQSTSYLLTVSSIIGSIAGIVMGYAIQYFGMFGWVMIGALIILSSLIYRILKITL; this comes from the coding sequence GTGGGGGTTAATAATAAGCCTATTGAGGAATTGGATGCATTAGTCATCAAGAGAGCCTATTATGTGCTCGGCATTAGTATAGCAGGTCTATCATTAATAATGTTTAATTGGTTAAGCTTGTCAGCAATAATGTTTAATATAATGGCTATAAAGAAGGTGGTACTCAACGCCGTGTATTATGTAATACCCATGGCCACCGCGATGATGGGCTTCGCTACAATGCAATTACCAGCTACACTCCTATTTAGCAGGTTTGGTAATAGGGTCTCCATGTTCCTAGGCTTGATACTAAATGGTCTCTCTCTCATCTTCTCAACAACAGGTAGTTATCACACGGCACTTCTCCTTAGATTCCTGGCAGGTATGGGTCTTGGGCTATACCTAATGCCCTCACTCCTGTTAATACTTGGTTGGTGGAGCATTAGAGGGTTGACTAGGTGGGTTCAGGTTACTTACTTATCATCAATAACGACACTGATTCTACTTTCATCAGTAATTACTATGGGTATAACACAAAACACGGCATTATACCTAGGCATAGCATCTATTGTACTTGCCATCCTCATTCTCTTTACTATGAAGGATGCCGTAATAATAAAGAGTGTCTCGGTAATGGCCGTTATGAATAACCCAGACATTCTCATGCTATCCATAGCCTTCTCAATACCCTGGGGAGTATACCTAGGTCTTCTCCCTCTCGTTATTAATGCAGGTAGTTACTTAGGGATCACTGAATTAACAGCGCCACTAGCCCTAACCCCATTGCTTTATAGGTTTAGGCATTCCATAAAGACTGAGAGACGTAAGGCATTGTTGTACTTAACGGTAGCCCTCGGTGCATTAACAATGCTTATGGGTATTGCCAAGGCTCAAACAATAATCCTAGTTATTGTGGGTTTCACATTTACACTAATCCTACTCTTGACATTGTATGTTGTGAATGATCTCGTAAGTCCAATACTAATTGCCCAATCCACTAGTTACTTACTCACCGTATCCTCAATAATAGGATCAATAGCAGGTATAGTCATGGGATATGCAATACAATACTTTGGAATGTTTGGTTGGGTAATGATTGGGGCTCTAATAATCCTATCATCACTAATCTACAGAATCCTAAAAATCACCCTCTAA
- a CDS encoding cob(I)yrinic acid a,c-diamide adenosyltransferase → MGLILLYTGDGKGKTTAALGLMLRAVGHDYRVVIAHLMKTLIYRGEYVGEYLAIKKFLSGYVDVYSLDPDQHLTPRDVFKIALSRAMEIKPFLLILDEVNNAVSSGYLTAREVIDGIKSLPPEVNVVLTGRDIPHEFMELADLITVMEAKRHYFDKGVVGVRGLEW, encoded by the coding sequence ATGGGGCTAATACTGCTTTATACAGGGGATGGTAAGGGGAAGACAACGGCAGCCCTGGGATTAATGCTTAGGGCTGTTGGTCATGACTACAGAGTAGTAATCGCCCACTTAATGAAGACCCTAATCTACAGGGGTGAGTACGTTGGTGAGTACTTGGCAATTAAGAAGTTCCTTAGTGGCTATGTCGATGTCTACTCACTAGATCCAGACCAGCATTTAACACCTAGAGATGTATTTAAGATAGCGCTGAGTAGAGCTATGGAGATTAAACCATTCCTACTAATTCTAGATGAGGTTAATAATGCAGTATCGAGTGGATACTTAACGGCAAGGGAGGTGATTGATGGTATTAAGTCATTACCACCCGAGGTTAATGTCGTATTAACAGGTAGAGACATACCCCATGAGTTTATGGAGTTGGCTGACTTAATAACTGTTATGGAAGCCAAGAGACACTACTTCGATAAGGGCGTGGTGGGTGTAAGGGGTCTTGAATGGTAA
- a CDS encoding helix-turn-helix domain-containing protein has protein sequence MLKTYKSLTGNAAYLMVEYEKDLKKILIWLLGGSRGGLMRLKILLLLKKKPMNPHQLARALNVNYRTVIYHLELLERYELVSRLDVGYGAPYFISDKLEKRWDLIKDVMSIIGIDEEEAGGGKS, from the coding sequence ATGCTTAAAACTTATAAATCATTGACAGGTAATGCTGCCTATCTAATGGTTGAGTATGAGAAGGATTTGAAGAAAATACTTATTTGGTTGCTTGGCGGTTCCCGCGGAGGTTTAATGAGGTTAAAAATCCTACTACTACTTAAGAAGAAGCCCATGAATCCCCACCAACTGGCTAGGGCGTTGAACGTGAATTACAGGACCGTGATTTACCACCTGGAGCTCCTTGAGAGGTACGAGCTAGTGAGTAGGCTTGACGTAGGTTACGGAGCACCATACTTCATTAGTGATAAACTTGAAAAAAGGTGGGACCTTATTAAGGATGTTATGAGTATAATAGGCATTGATGAAGAGGAGGCAGGGGGTGGTAAGTCATGA
- a CDS encoding translation initiation factor IF-2 subunit beta: MPNEGNYDELYMKLLDKAYTLITPRIQRRQEIPRLSIQVQPKKTIIQNFRDVAQRLNRDPTHIARFFLKELALPGNIEGNALVLYAERSPRTLEAVYERYIKFYVECPVCHSIDTYLEREGRIYVLVCTACGARTPRKSIS, from the coding sequence ATGCCAAATGAGGGTAATTACGATGAGCTATACATGAAGTTATTAGATAAGGCCTACACATTGATAACGCCAAGGATCCAGAGAAGGCAGGAAATACCCAGGTTAAGCATTCAAGTCCAGCCTAAGAAGACTATTATTCAGAACTTTAGGGATGTTGCACAGAGACTTAATAGGGACCCAACGCACATAGCCAGGTTCTTCCTTAAGGAACTGGCTCTTCCAGGTAATATTGAGGGTAATGCCCTTGTTCTGTATGCAGAGAGGAGTCCAAGGACTCTCGAGGCTGTTTATGAGAGGTACATTAAATTCTATGTTGAGTGCCCAGTGTGCCACTCAATAGATACTTACCTGGAGAGGGAGGGTAGGATATACGTACTCGTGTGCACTGCTTGCGGAGCGAGGACTCCCAGGAAGAGTATTAGTTAA
- a CDS encoding BtpA/SgcQ family protein has protein sequence MPTLKFRDDRPTLIGVVHLPPLPGSIRYGGLDISTIIDFAVRNARVLDEAGFDAIILENFNDYPFRVRVKETETIASMAIIAREVVRTMTIPVGINLLRNSGPEAVAIAAVTGVSFIRSNAYCESIVSAEGIIEPVSREVLEVMTRLNTKVTVLADIFVKHASPLHRMTVEDVAKDCVERALADALVVTGPRTGEPPDPLLLRRVIKSVNTKVLVGSGINPNNINDYREAHGFIVGTYLKDEEGQIDLAKARNIVNAVKALARP, from the coding sequence ATGCCTACATTGAAGTTTCGGGACGATCGACCAACACTCATAGGAGTCGTACACTTGCCACCACTACCTGGCTCTATTAGGTATGGTGGTCTTGACATTAGCACGATAATAGACTTCGCCGTGAGAAATGCCAGGGTACTTGATGAGGCTGGTTTTGATGCGATAATTCTCGAGAACTTCAATGACTATCCATTTAGGGTTAGGGTTAAAGAAACTGAAACAATCGCTTCGATGGCGATTATAGCACGAGAAGTGGTGAGAACCATGACAATACCTGTGGGTATAAACTTACTCAGGAATTCAGGACCTGAGGCAGTGGCCATAGCTGCTGTTACTGGTGTATCCTTCATTAGATCAAATGCATACTGCGAATCCATAGTTAGTGCCGAGGGTATAATCGAGCCTGTGTCCAGGGAAGTCCTTGAGGTAATGACCAGGCTTAACACTAAGGTCACGGTGCTCGCGGACATATTTGTCAAGCACGCAAGCCCACTGCACAGGATGACTGTTGAAGACGTGGCCAAGGACTGCGTGGAGAGGGCCCTGGCCGATGCACTGGTAGTCACTGGGCCAAGGACCGGGGAACCACCAGACCCGCTACTACTTAGGCGAGTCATAAAGTCCGTAAACACAAAGGTACTAGTTGGGAGCGGCATAAACCCAAATAACATAAACGACTACAGGGAGGCCCACGGTTTCATAGTAGGCACATACCTAAAGGACGAGGAGGGACAAATAGACCTCGCAAAGGCCAGGAACATAGTAAATGCAGTAAAGGCACTAGCAAGACCATGA